One genomic window of Scatophagus argus isolate fScaArg1 chromosome 16, fScaArg1.pri, whole genome shotgun sequence includes the following:
- the LOC124072760 gene encoding serine/threonine-protein kinase pim-1-like: protein MSNNNSEPLSDTKKESLKKNLKRKVREGEDGLSKTKRRRLNYNQAEKESGSASSADTGNGSSSTQSSRCGTTVEDVSKRTGKRKAAADEEEPCAKRRKGRPTMKDLIDSRRAEFEAKYQQENHLGEGGCGCVFAGYRKEDHLPVAIKHIAKDKVLCKERRNGKELSAEVAVMLKLQAGRTGLMEESAPVSLLDWYDLDQELILVLERPMPCMDLLNYIRTNRGHLQEDKAKIILKQLVDAANELEDKRIFHRDIKPENILIETSLDVPRVRVIDFGLSCFFKKTSVYRVFCGTPQHVPPEWYSHYTYRPGPTTVWQMGVVLYELLHRTVRFDTTSFLKHELPISDELSRDCQDFLQKCLNTSYMLRPTLKELQLHPWLR from the exons ATGTCAAATAACAACTCTGAACCCCTGAGCGACACTAAGAAGGAATCGCTCAAGAAGAActtgaagagaaaagtcagagaaggtgaagatggactctcaaagacaaagaggagaagactgaACTACAACCAGGCTGAGAAGGAATCAGGATCGGCCTCGTCTGCGGACACTGGCAATG ggagcagcagcacacagtccaGTAGGTGCGGTACAACAGTGGAGGATGTGAGCAAGAGGACTGGAAAGAGGAAGGCTGCCGCTGATGAAGAAGAACCCTGCGCAAAGAGAAGGAAGGGCCGGCCAACCATGAAGGATTTGATAGATTCCCGAAGAG ctgAATTTGAGGCCAAATACCAGCAGGAGAATCATCTCGGTGAAggaggctgtggatgtgtgtttgctggctaCCGCAAAGAAGATCATTTACCT GTTGCCATCAAACACAtagcaaaagacaaagtgttgtgcAAAGAG AGACGAAATGGGAAAGAACTCTCAGCTGAGGTGGCTGTGATGTTAAAACTCCAAGCTGGAAGAACTGGATTAATGGAGGAATCAGCACCCGTGTCACTCCTGGACTGGTATGATCTGGACCAGGAGCTCATCCTGGTGCTGGAAAGACCAATGCCATGTATGGaccttttaaattacatcaggacaaacagaggCCACTTACAGGAGGACAAGGCAAAG ATCATACTTAAACAGTTGGTTGATGCTGCAAATGAACTGGAGGATAAGCGCATCTTTCATCGGGATATCAAACCGGAAAACATCCTGATTGAGACCAGCTTAGATGTGCCGCGTGTTCGTGTCATTGACTTTGGACTGAGCTGTTtcttcaagaaaacatcagtttacCGTGTCTTCTGTG GTACCCCCCAACACGTCCCTCCGGAGTGGTACAGTCATTATACCTACAGGCCCGGCCCCACCACAGTGTGGCAGATGGGAGTGGTCTTATatgagctgctccacagaacAGTCCGATTTGATACCACAAGTTTCCTCAAACATGAGCTGCCAATCAGCGATGAGCTGTCCAGAG attGCCAGGATTTCTTACAGAAGTGTTTAAACACATCCTACATGCTGCGACCTACCCTGAAGGAGCTCCAGCTTCACCCATGGCTCAGATAA